A region of Ochrobactrum quorumnocens DNA encodes the following proteins:
- the mutM gene encoding bifunctional DNA-formamidopyrimidine glycosylase/DNA-(apurinic or apyrimidinic site) lyase, with protein MPELPEVETVRRGLQPFMEGANVERVEQNRPDLRFPFPDQFIERISGHRIEALGRRAKYLTMHLDDGLSIISHLGMSGSFRIEADDAEGMPGGFHHERSKIAKHDHVVFHMLRQDGSKARIIYNDPRRFGFMLFAEKGALDDHPLLKGLGIEPTGNRLSGELLGALFEGRKTPLKAALLDQRLIAGLGNIYVCEALWRSRLSPMRAAGSIAKNKETLDRLAEDIRTVIAEAIAAGGSSLKDYIQADGALGYFQHSFSVYGREAQPCRAPGCTGMIERAVQAGRSTFFCASCQS; from the coding sequence ATGCCGGAATTGCCAGAGGTCGAGACGGTTCGCCGTGGGTTGCAGCCCTTCATGGAAGGCGCAAATGTCGAGCGGGTGGAGCAAAACAGACCCGATCTGAGGTTTCCTTTTCCCGATCAATTCATAGAGCGCATATCAGGCCATCGTATCGAGGCGCTGGGACGCCGTGCGAAATATCTGACCATGCATCTGGATGACGGGCTGTCTATTATCAGCCATCTTGGCATGTCCGGTTCGTTTCGCATTGAAGCGGATGATGCAGAGGGCATGCCCGGCGGTTTTCACCATGAGCGATCCAAAATCGCCAAACATGACCATGTCGTCTTTCATATGTTGCGCCAGGATGGCTCAAAAGCGCGCATCATCTATAATGACCCCAGGCGCTTTGGTTTCATGCTCTTTGCTGAAAAAGGCGCGCTTGATGATCATCCTTTGCTCAAAGGGCTTGGCATTGAGCCGACAGGCAACCGGCTTTCCGGCGAATTACTGGGCGCACTCTTTGAAGGTCGCAAGACGCCATTAAAGGCGGCACTGCTCGATCAGCGACTGATCGCAGGGCTTGGCAATATATATGTTTGCGAGGCTTTGTGGCGCTCACGGCTTTCGCCCATGCGTGCGGCAGGTTCTATTGCGAAAAACAAGGAGACGCTTGATCGCCTTGCCGAGGATATCCGCACCGTAATTGCAGAAGCCATCGCCGCTGGTGGATCGAGTTTGAAAGACTATATTCAGGCCGATGGCGCCCTTGGTTATTTTCAGCACTCATTCTCGGTCTATGGGCGCGAGGCGCAACCTTGTCGTGCTCCGGGCTGCACAGGCATGATTGAGCGCGCAGTGCAGGCGGGTCGATCGACCTTTTTCTGCGCATCATGTCAAAGTTGA
- a CDS encoding Flp family type IVb pilin: protein MPALMTRFFKNRSGAAMIECTLIGALAIIAVISGMALFAGKPASAFDYNAAAQVQFVERN, encoded by the coding sequence ATGCCGGCTTTGATGACGCGCTTTTTCAAGAACAGATCGGGTGCAGCGATGATCGAATGCACGCTCATCGGTGCGCTTGCCATTATTGCTGTCATCAGTGGCATGGCGCTCTTCGCCGGAAAACCCGCTTCTGCTTTCGATTACAACGCAGCCGCACAGGTTCAGTTCGTCGAACGAAACTAG